TCGTCGACAGCGAACGGATTCTGACCAAGCTCCGCGCCGATGGCTACGGCCTGTCGCCCGATTATGCGGGCGCCGACGTCGTGCTCGTCAACACCTGCGGTTTCCTCGACTCGGCGAAGGAAGAAAGCCTCGAGGCGATCGGCGAAGCGATGGCCGAGAATGGCCGCGTCATCGTCACCGGCTGCATGGGCAATGAGGCCGAGGTCATCCGCGCGCGCTTCCCGAACGTGCTCGCAGTCACCGGCGCGCATCAGTATGAGCAGGTCGTCGACGCCGTCCACGACGCCGCGCCGCCGACGCAGGGCCCGTTCGTCGACCTCGTCCCCGAAGGCGGGCTGAAGCTCACGCCGCGGCATTACAGCTATCTGAAGATCAGCGAAGGCTGCAACCACAGCTGCTCCTTCTGCATCATCCCCGATCTGCGCGGCAAACTCGTCAGCCGCCGCATCGACGCGGTGCTGCGCGAAGCCGAAAAGCTCGTCGCCGCGGGGACGAAGGAACTGCTGGTGATCAGCCAGGACACCTCGGCGTACGGCGTCGACATCCGCCACGATCCGCGCCAGTGGCATGGTCGCGAAGTCCGCGCGCACATGACCGACCTCGCGCGCGAACTCGGGCAGCTCAAGACAAGCGAAGGCCGCGCCCCGTGGGTGCGCCTCCACTATGTCTACCCCTATCCGCACGTCGATGCGGTGATCCCGCTGATGGCCGACGGGCTGCTCACGCCTTATCTCGACATCCCCTTCCAGCACGCGGCGCCGAGCGTTCTCAAGCGCATGAAGCGCCCCGCGAACGAAGCGAAAGTGCTCGAACGGCTGAAGAGCTGGCGCGCCATCGCTCCCGACATTTCGATCCGCTCGAGCTTCGTCGTCGGCTTCCCCGGCGAGACCGAGGCCGACTTCCAATATCTCCTCGACTGGCTCGACGAAGCCCAGCTCGACCGCGTCGGCGCCTTCCGCTTCGAACCCGTCGCGGGGGCGCAGGCGAATGCGCTCGACGATCAGGTGCCCGAAGAAGTCAAGGAAGAGCGCTACCAGCGCATCATGGCGAAAACCGCCGCGATCAGCGCCGCCAAGCTCGAAGCCAAGATCGGCCGCACCCTCCCCGTGATCATCGACGAAGTCGGTGAGGCAGACGAAGACGGCAGCATCGGCGCGACCGGCCGCTCACAGGCCGACGCGCCCGAGATCGACGGTCATGTGTATCTGCGTGACGTCGCGGCCACATTGAAGGCCGGCGACATCGTCGACGTCGAGATCGAGGACGCCGACGAGCATGACCTGTTCGGGGCGGTCGCGGGCTAAAGCATAATATTGGAACGGTATTTACCGTTCGATGTTACCTAAAGGGCATCGAACAGGGGCCGTACCATGCACGCCAAGGCATTCGCCGCACTGCTGTTGATCGGATCGCTCACCGCTTGCGATCGCCAGACCGAGGTCGCGCCGCCCCCTCGCGCCTCGGACAAGGCCCCCTCGCCGACACAAAAATCGCTGATCGCCGTTCCGATCAACGCCAATACCGCCTCGCTGAAGCAAGCGCTCGAACGCGCGGTTCCACGGACATTGTGGACGATCAACCAGCGTGGGCGCGCCTGCGTCCAGCCGCAGCGCGTCAAGGTCTTTGGCAAGAAGGTCAAGGTCACCCCGCCCATCGCCTGCACGATCGTCGGACAGGTGACACGCGGGCCGCTGCGGCTGCGCGGGGAAGGCGCCGAGATCGTCGTCGACGTACCGCTCCATGCAAAGATCGCCGCACGCGACGTCGGCGGGGTGCTGAAGGGCGAGACCGCGACGGGCGCGGCGATGGCACACGCGCGCATCCGCATCGAACTCACCCCCGACTGGCGCACGCAGGGCAAGGCGCGCATCACCTATGGCTGGACGCAGGCGCCGGGCATCGATTTCCTCGGGCGCCGGATCACCTTCACCGACGAGGCCGATGCGAAGCTGAAGCCCGTCGTGGCGAGCGTCGAGCGCGAGGTGACCCGCGAGATCGCGAAGATCGACATCCGCAAACAGGCGGCCGACGTGTGGCGGCAGAGTTTCACATCGCTCGAACTCAACCGCGAGAATCCGCCGGTGTGGATGCGCGTGACGCCGCAGCGCATTCTCTATGGCGGCTACCAGGTCGAGGGGCAGCGGATGAACCTCAATCTAGGACTCGAGGCGATCACCGAGACATTTGTCTCGGGGCGGCCCGCCGACTCCGCACCTACCCTGCTGCCGCGGTTGGTCCGCGAAATCCCCAAACCGCATCTCGACGTGCGCGTGCCGGTGATCGCCGACTATGCGCAGCTCCAGCCCGTCGTCGACCGCGCGCTCGCCAAGCGGTCGAAGCGGCCGTTCGTGCTGCCGAAACTCGGCTCGATGATGGTCAAATTCGGCAAGTCGACGATCTACGGCGCGGAGGGTGGCCGGATCGCGGTGGGCGTCGACGTGGAGGCGAAGCTGGAGATGCGATCGGGCGCGCCGACGCGCGGGCGCATCTGGATGACCGCCATCTCGGCCAACAAGCCGGGCTCGGCCGAGGTTCATTTCACCGACCTCGTCATCAACGGCGACACCGACGGGGTCGGCGGCGACCTGCTCATCCTTCTCGGCCGCAGCGAGGGTTTCGCGCCATTGATCGCCGACGCGTTGACGCAGAATTTCACGAACGACCTCGGCAAGCTGCAAGGCAAGATCAAGCGCGCGGTCGACCAGCGGCGCGAAGGCGCTTTCGTTATCCGCACCCGCGTCGACCGCTTCGAAACCGGCGAGATCAAAGCCTATGGCAACGGCCTCTACCTGCCGGTGCGGATGGTCGGCGGGGCCAGCGTCGATTACCGTCCGGTGCGGTGAGCGGTCAGCGGCGGGTAAAATCCATCGTCCAGTTCACTTCCCAGCTTTCACCGCCGTCGGCCGACATCGCCTGCTCCCAGCGCGGGGTCGCGGTGTCGGTGCGGCTCCAGATGAAGCGCAACCGGATCGGCCGTTCGCCGAGCATGTCGTCGGCATAGAAGTGGCCGACGCCGTCCTCGAACCGGCCGATCACCGGAACGTCGAGGGCATGCGGGCTGCGCGCATCGAGCCACCAGATCGCCCATCTGCCTTGCGCCGGGTCATAGGATCGCAGCGCGATCGCGCGGTAGGTTCCGCCGGGGATATGGAGGACATTGTCCTCGACATTGCCGTCGCCGCCCAGAATCGGCCGCATGTCCGAAGTTCCGTCGAACTCTTCCCAATCGTCGCAACCGGCAAGCCGCTCTTTCAGCCGGCGGTGCTTCACCTGCCAGCTGCCAATCTGGAAATCGAAATCAGCGGCCATCGTGCGCGCTCCCCATTGTCACCGAGAGAGTGTTCTTATTACGTTCTCATCCGAACGCAACCCCGCCCAATTCAGAACAGGCGGGTGATCGCATAGAAGACCGCCGCCACCGCCGCGCTTGCCGGGATGGTGATGAACCACGCCGCGACGACATTGCCCGCGACGCCCCATCGCACCGCGCTCGTCCGGCGCGCCACGCCTGCGCCGATGATGCTGCCGGTGATCGTGTGCGTCGTCGACACCGGGATGCCGAGCAGGCTGGCGGTGAACACCATGATCGACCCGCCGGTCGACGCGGCAAAGCCCTGATGATGCGACAGCTTGGTGATGCGGCCGCCCATCGTCTCGATGATCTTCCACCCGCCCGACAGCGTGCCGAGCGCGATCGCGATGTAGCAGCTGAACGCGACCCAGTGCGGCACATGGAATTCGCCGCCGAGATAGCCGGTCGAATAGAGGAGGACGGTGATGATCCCCATTGTCTTTTGCGCGTCGTTCAGCCCGTGGCTGATCGAATAGGCGGCGGACGAAAAGAGGTGGAGGTGCCGGAAGGTCTTTTCGGCGAAACCGGCGGTCGCGCGGCGGAGCGCCCAGCTGCTGACCAGCATCACCAGCATCGCGAGCATCATGCCGAGCAAAGGCGACAGGAAGATCGCGATCACCGTCTTGTTGAGACCGGTCCACTCGATCCCCTCGAACCCGGCATGCGCGACGCCCGCGCCGACGATGCCGCCGACAAGCGCGTGGCTCGACGAGGAGGGAATGCCCTTCAGCCAGGTGACGACGTTCCAGAACATCGCGCCGACGAGCGCGCCGAACACGACCGCGGGGGTCACCAGATCCTTGTCGATAATCCCCTTGCCGATCGTTTCGGCGACCTTGTGCAGCTCGGGAAAGATGACCGACAGAAAATAAGCGGCAAAGTTGAAGAAGGCAGCGAACAGCACCGCCTGCACCGGCCGCAGCAACCTCGTCGCGACGACGGTCGCGATGCTGTTCGCGGCGTCGTGCAGGCCGTTGAGAAAGTCGAACGCCAGCGCGAGGATGACGAGGCCGACGAGGAGCGGGAAAGCGAGTTCGTGCATGGTGGACGTCCCCGCTTATGCGTGGTCGATGACCAGGCCGTCGATTTCGTTCGCGACATCCTCGAAGCTGTCGGTGACGCGCTCGAGATGGCGGAAGAGTTCGCGCGTGATCAGGAAGCGGGTCGGGTTCGATTCGCCATGCTCGCGGAACAGGCGCTTGAGCCCGGCAGCATGGATTTCGTCGGCATGACCTTCCATCCGCACCAGCCGCTCGGTGAGCTCGTGGAGCCGCGGACCGTTGGCGCCGATGTTGCGAAGCAGCGGCAGCGCTTCCGCCGTCAGCCGAGCGGCGTCGACGATGATCCCGGCGATGTCGCGCATCTCGGGCTCGAACTCGGTGACGTCATACAGGTCGACCGCACCCGCGGTCTTCTGCATCTCGTCGATCGCATCGTCCATCGAGGCGATCAGGTCGGTGATCGCGCTGCGGTCGAACGGGGTCAGGAAAGTGCGGCGGACGGTCTGGAGCACTTCGCGGGTGATCGCGTCGGCGTCATGCTCGCGCTCGATGATTTCCTGGACATGGTCGGCCATGCCCTCGCCGCCCTGCAACATGCGCGACAGCGCGTTCGCCCCGGCGACGAGCGTCGCGGCGTGGCTTTCGAACAATTCAAAGAAATTTCCCTGTCGCGGCAGCAAACGCTGAAACCATGCGAACATCCAGCTAACCCCTGTCTTGTCTGCTACATTTTCGACGACCCCGCGCGGCTGGGCGACGGCGCGGAAACCGCCATCACCGAACGAGCGGATGAGCGCCTGCAAATCGGGTTCCTCGACCGCCGAGGCGGCGTCGCGGAACGAAAACCATTTGCGGTCGCGTTCGTCCATTTCCTTCCAGTCGTCGAGCTCGTTCGTCACGGCGAGCGGGAAGACTTCGACATCATATTTGATCGACGCGCCGTTAGCGCGGCGCTTCCGATATTCATAGCTGCCGATCGGCGTCGGACACACCGCGCCGATCACCCCCGCCTCTTCTTCCGCCTCGATCGCGGCGGCGGCGTGACGCGTGATGCCGGTCAGCGGATTGCCCTTCGGCACCACCCAGCGCTTCGTCTCGCGCGACGTGATCAGCAGGATTTCGGTCGGCCCGTCCTGCGCGGGTCCGCCGAATCGATAGGGAAGGACGGCGATCTGACGCATGAGGCTTTCATCCTTTCCGGCGGTTTCGGGCGCGCGAGGCCATGGGTGACAAACAGGTTACGCCCCTATGACAATAATGTGACAGCGACAAGGACGCTTCATCGCCGCGGTACTTTCCGTAAACGTCAATTCGATTGCAAAATGAAACGCGGTGCGTAATCTACCCATCAAACATAGTCGGGAGACAGGATGATGGCAGGCACGGCGACGACGGAACGCCCCGCGGACGCGAAAGCTGCACCGGTCGATCAGGATGTGCTGATCGTCGGCGCGGGGATTTCGGGCATCGGCATGGCCGTGCATTTGCAGATGAATTCTCCCGACCGCAGCTTCGCCCTCGTCGAGCGCCGCGAACAGCTTGGCGGAACCTGGGATCTGTTCCGTTACCCCGGCATCCGTTCGGACAGCGACATGCACACGCTGGGTTTCGTCTTCGAACCGTGGAAGCATGAAAAATCGATCGCCGACGGCCCCTCGATCCTCGACTATCTCAATCGCATCGTCGATGAACGCCATATTCGCGAGCGCATCCGCTTCGACAGCAAGGTCGTCGGCGCAGACTGGGACAGCAATGCCGCGCGCTGGACGGTAACGATGGAGGACAGCAAGGGCGCAAGGTCGACCACGACCGCGCGCTGGCTCTATCTCGGCTCGGGCTATTACGACTATGACGAGCCCTTCGACGCGCAGTTTACGGGCCGCGAGGATTTCCAGGGGCAGATCATCCACCCGCAATTCTGGCCGAAGGACCTCGATTACAAGGGCAAGAAAGTCGTCGTGATCGGATCGGGTGCGACCGCAGTCACCATCGTCCCGTCGCTGAAAGAAGCCGCGCACGTCACGATGCTCCAGCGCACGCCGACCTGGTATTTTATCCGGCCTGCCAAGGACGCGTTCGCCAACTTCCTCCGCAAATTCCTGCCCGAAACGCTCGCGTACAAGATCACGCGCTTCAAGAATGTGCGATTGCAGGACATTGCCTTCCGCCGCGCGCGCGAGAAGCCCGAGAAGGTCAAGGAGTTCCTGACCAAGAAGCTGCAGGAAAGCCTTGGCGACCGCTACGACGCCGAAGCTTTCACGCCGCCCTATAACCCATGGGACCAGCGTCTCTGCCTCGTCCCCGATGCCGACTTCTTCGAGGCGATGAAGGCCGACAAGGCGTCGGTCGTGACCGATCATATCGAGAAATTCGACGCGACCGGCATCCAGCTGAAATCGGGCAAGCACCTCGACGCCGACATCATCGTCACCGCGACGGGTCTGAAGCTCGCGGTCGCCGGCAAGATCCCGGTGCGTGTCGACGGCGCGCCCGTCGATTGGCATGACCATTTCTATTACAAGGCGTGCATGTTCTCGAACGTGCCGAACTTCTCGGCCGTGTTCGGTTATCTCAACGCAAGCTGGACGCTGCGCGCCGACATCGTGTCCGAATATGTCTGCCGCGTGCTCAACCATATGCGCGACACCGGGACCACGGTCGCGACCCCCGCGCTCGCCGACCCGTCGAGCCTCGAAGAGGAAAATGTCTTCGACTTCTCGTCGGGCTATATCCAGCGCTCGCTGCACATCATGCCGAAGAGCACGGTCGCGCTGCCCTGGCGGCTCAGCCAGAATTATGTGCAGGACCGGATCGACATGCGCACCGGCGCGATCGCCGACGGGGTCCTGACCTTCTCCAAAGCGCAAGCGAAGGCGGCGGCGGCTCCGGCGGAACTCGAAGCCGCGGAGTAACCTCTAGTCGACGTGTTCAGGCTTGCCCTTGGCCGAGCCCTTGGCGAAATCCTCGAGCTGCTTTTCAGTCATGCTCTCGGCCATCTCTTTCGATGCGCCTTTGAGCTTCGACTTCGGCGTATCGCCGCGCTTGGCGCTGAGCGCGGCTCCGGCGGCTTTCTGCTGGGCTTTCGATTTGGCTGGCATGGTAATTCTCCTTGCCCGCCCCGCTAGCCATTAACGATCGTACCGCCGTTGGGATGCAGCACTTGGCCCGACATATAGCTGCTGTCGTCGCACGCGAGGAACAGGAAGCAGGGCGCAACCTCATTGGGCTCGCCCGGGCGTTTCATCGGTGTGCTCTCGCCGAAGGTCGCGACTTTCTCAGCGGGCGCGCCGCCGCGCGGGTTCAGCGGGGTCCAGATCGGCCCCGGCGCGACGCCGTTTACACGAATGCCCTTCTCCACCAGATTTTCGCTGAGCGAGCGGGTGAAGGCGGTGATCGCGCCCTTGGTAGCGCTGTAGTCGAGCAGGCCCTTTGAGCCCTGATACATGGTGACGCTGGTGCAATTGATGACCGCCGCGCCTTTTTTGAGGTGCGGCAACGCCGCCTGCACCAGATAGAACATGCCGAAGATATTGGTGGCGAAGGTGCGTTCGATCTGCTCGGCGCTGATATCGCGGATATCCTCGGCGGGATGCTGCTCGCCGGCATTGTTGACGAGGATGTCAAGGCGGCCGAGTTTCTCGACCGTCTGCGCGACGATCTTTTCACCCGCCTTGGGTTTTCCGACATCGGCCTTGATAGCAATCGCGCGGCCTCCTTCGGCCTCGACGATCGCCGCGGTCTCGACCGCGTCGGCCCTGTTCTCGAGATAGACGATCGCGATATCGGCGCCCTCGCGCGCGAACAGCGCGCAGACCGCCCGGCCGATGCCGCTGTCGCCGCCGGTGACGATCGCGACCTTGCCGTCGAGGCGGCCCGAGCCCGGATAGCGCGGCTCCCATTGGGGAGCGCGGTCGAGATCGGTTTCGCGATCCGACGGCGGCCTGGCGATCGTCTTGCCCGACCCGACCGCGCGGCGCAGCTTGGCCGCGGCGCTGCGCTTGCCCTTCTTTTCCCTCGCGCTTTCGCCAACCTTGCCGGGTTTGGGCCGCTTCGCCATGGCCTTGTCCTTCGGTTCAGTTGATGGGGAGGAAGTCGCGCGCATATTCGGCCTTCACGGCTTTGACGAGCACCCCCGTCACCGGCACGTTGATCTTGTAGCTCCCCTCGGCATAGGGGCCGACTTCATAGGGCGCGATCGCGATCGTCATGCGGTCGAGGTAGCGGCCGTCCGAAGAGCCGAGCCACACCGTCTGCGCCGATGCGGGCGGGCATTTGGCGAACGGGCTGTCGGGCGCCTCGTCGGCCGTGATCCCCTTCGCGACCTTCGCGCGCTTGATCCCGGCGCAGAAGGAATCGCGGATCGCGGCGTCGAACGCCTCGCCGCTCTGGAACAGGTCGAGCGGCTTCAGCTGCGTGCGCCGGTTGCGGTCCCAGATCAGCGTGTCGAAGGTCTGCATCCCGTGCGCGCCGCCGGTATAGGTCTCGATCTCGGCCGACAGGCTGAGGAAGCGCGGCGTGCTCGTCACACGTTGCCAGGTCTGTCGATAGCTATGCGCACGATAGGGAAATTCGCCCTTTTCGGCCGCCGCCTTGTCGCGCCGCGCGGCGGCGACCAACGCCTCGCGCTTCGTCGCCCGGTCGCTGTCGAGCGCCTCGGCGAGTTCGGGGATTTGGGCGGCTTCCTTGGGATAAGCGTAGACGAATTCGATCAGATCGTTGCTTTCGGCGACGTTCGACGCTGGCGCATCCTTCGCCGCTTCGTCGGCGGCGCCGCCTGACGGCGCGCCGGGCACCGACGCGGCGGCCACTTTTTCCGCCTTCGTCGGCTTGTCGTCGGAACAGCCCGCCAGCAGCAGCGCGCCGGCAAGAACGGGAGTGGCATTTCGCCAGAGTGTTTCAGTCGTCATGCCGACATAACGCCGGGAATCGACAAAATATCCCGAGCGGCCTAGCACCGCTTGCATGACCGACTATTCCGACCTGGTCCAGCCCGACAAGGGGCAGGACGCGCGCCCGATCCATCTCGTCGACAAGAAGGGCTATGATGAATGGCTGAAGGGCCGCAGCGCCCGCGAACGCGCGCATCTTGCCGCAGTCGGCTTCAAGCCCGACGCCTTCGTCCACGCGATCCTGCCGGGGGACGATCCCGAAAAATGGGCGGTCGTCACCACGGTCGCGAAGGTCGACAGCCTGTCCGCCTGGTGCCTCGCCAAACTCGGGCAAATCCTGCCCGAGGGCCGCTACCGCGTTGAAGGCCAGCAGCCGGGCAAGGCCCTGTTCGGATGGATGAGCGCGCAATATCGCTTCGACACCTATAAATCGAACCCGTCGACTAAAGGCCCGCGCGTGCTACTGACGACCGATGTCGGTGCGATCGCGCCGATGGTTGCGGAAATGCGCGCGACCGCGCTCGTCCGCGACCTCGTCAACACGCCCGCTGCCGATATGGGGCCCGCGGCGATCGAAAAGGCGGCCGAACGCATC
This window of the Sphingopyxis sp. CCNWLW2 genome carries:
- the rimO gene encoding 30S ribosomal protein S12 methylthiotransferase RimO, translating into MTVKTLPTQPKVGMVSLGCPKALVDSERILTKLRADGYGLSPDYAGADVVLVNTCGFLDSAKEESLEAIGEAMAENGRVIVTGCMGNEAEVIRARFPNVLAVTGAHQYEQVVDAVHDAAPPTQGPFVDLVPEGGLKLTPRHYSYLKISEGCNHSCSFCIIPDLRGKLVSRRIDAVLREAEKLVAAGTKELLVISQDTSAYGVDIRHDPRQWHGREVRAHMTDLARELGQLKTSEGRAPWVRLHYVYPYPHVDAVIPLMADGLLTPYLDIPFQHAAPSVLKRMKRPANEAKVLERLKSWRAIAPDISIRSSFVVGFPGETEADFQYLLDWLDEAQLDRVGAFRFEPVAGAQANALDDQVPEEVKEERYQRIMAKTAAISAAKLEAKIGRTLPVIIDEVGEADEDGSIGATGRSQADAPEIDGHVYLRDVAATLKAGDIVDVEIEDADEHDLFGAVAG
- a CDS encoding DUF4403 family protein — encoded protein: MHAKAFAALLLIGSLTACDRQTEVAPPPRASDKAPSPTQKSLIAVPINANTASLKQALERAVPRTLWTINQRGRACVQPQRVKVFGKKVKVTPPIACTIVGQVTRGPLRLRGEGAEIVVDVPLHAKIAARDVGGVLKGETATGAAMAHARIRIELTPDWRTQGKARITYGWTQAPGIDFLGRRITFTDEADAKLKPVVASVEREVTREIAKIDIRKQAADVWRQSFTSLELNRENPPVWMRVTPQRILYGGYQVEGQRMNLNLGLEAITETFVSGRPADSAPTLLPRLVREIPKPHLDVRVPVIADYAQLQPVVDRALAKRSKRPFVLPKLGSMMVKFGKSTIYGAEGGRIAVGVDVEAKLEMRSGAPTRGRIWMTAISANKPGSAEVHFTDLVINGDTDGVGGDLLILLGRSEGFAPLIADALTQNFTNDLGKLQGKIKRAVDQRREGAFVIRTRVDRFETGEIKAYGNGLYLPVRMVGGASVDYRPVR
- a CDS encoding DUF1579 domain-containing protein translates to MAADFDFQIGSWQVKHRRLKERLAGCDDWEEFDGTSDMRPILGGDGNVEDNVLHIPGGTYRAIALRSYDPAQGRWAIWWLDARSPHALDVPVIGRFEDGVGHFYADDMLGERPIRLRFIWSRTDTATPRWEQAMSADGGESWEVNWTMDFTRR
- a CDS encoding inorganic phosphate transporter, encoding MHELAFPLLVGLVILALAFDFLNGLHDAANSIATVVATRLLRPVQAVLFAAFFNFAAYFLSVIFPELHKVAETIGKGIIDKDLVTPAVVFGALVGAMFWNVVTWLKGIPSSSSHALVGGIVGAGVAHAGFEGIEWTGLNKTVIAIFLSPLLGMMLAMLVMLVSSWALRRATAGFAEKTFRHLHLFSSAAYSISHGLNDAQKTMGIITVLLYSTGYLGGEFHVPHWVAFSCYIAIALGTLSGGWKIIETMGGRITKLSHHQGFAASTGGSIMVFTASLLGIPVSTTHTITGSIIGAGVARRTSAVRWGVAGNVVAAWFITIPASAAVAAVFYAITRLF
- a CDS encoding DUF47 family protein, translated to MRQIAVLPYRFGGPAQDGPTEILLITSRETKRWVVPKGNPLTGITRHAAAAIEAEEEAGVIGAVCPTPIGSYEYRKRRANGASIKYDVEVFPLAVTNELDDWKEMDERDRKWFSFRDAASAVEEPDLQALIRSFGDGGFRAVAQPRGVVENVADKTGVSWMFAWFQRLLPRQGNFFELFESHAATLVAGANALSRMLQGGEGMADHVQEIIEREHDADAITREVLQTVRRTFLTPFDRSAITDLIASMDDAIDEMQKTAGAVDLYDVTEFEPEMRDIAGIIVDAARLTAEALPLLRNIGANGPRLHELTERLVRMEGHADEIHAAGLKRLFREHGESNPTRFLITRELFRHLERVTDSFEDVANEIDGLVIDHA
- a CDS encoding flavin-containing monooxygenase → MAGTATTERPADAKAAPVDQDVLIVGAGISGIGMAVHLQMNSPDRSFALVERREQLGGTWDLFRYPGIRSDSDMHTLGFVFEPWKHEKSIADGPSILDYLNRIVDERHIRERIRFDSKVVGADWDSNAARWTVTMEDSKGARSTTTARWLYLGSGYYDYDEPFDAQFTGREDFQGQIIHPQFWPKDLDYKGKKVVVIGSGATAVTIVPSLKEAAHVTMLQRTPTWYFIRPAKDAFANFLRKFLPETLAYKITRFKNVRLQDIAFRRAREKPEKVKEFLTKKLQESLGDRYDAEAFTPPYNPWDQRLCLVPDADFFEAMKADKASVVTDHIEKFDATGIQLKSGKHLDADIIVTATGLKLAVAGKIPVRVDGAPVDWHDHFYYKACMFSNVPNFSAVFGYLNASWTLRADIVSEYVCRVLNHMRDTGTTVATPALADPSSLEEENVFDFSSGYIQRSLHIMPKSTVALPWRLSQNYVQDRIDMRTGAIADGVLTFSKAQAKAAAAPAELEAAE
- a CDS encoding DUF3008 family protein yields the protein MPAKSKAQQKAAGAALSAKRGDTPKSKLKGASKEMAESMTEKQLEDFAKGSAKGKPEHVD
- a CDS encoding SDR family oxidoreductase encodes the protein MAKRPKPGKVGESAREKKGKRSAAAKLRRAVGSGKTIARPPSDRETDLDRAPQWEPRYPGSGRLDGKVAIVTGGDSGIGRAVCALFAREGADIAIVYLENRADAVETAAIVEAEGGRAIAIKADVGKPKAGEKIVAQTVEKLGRLDILVNNAGEQHPAEDIRDISAEQIERTFATNIFGMFYLVQAALPHLKKGAAVINCTSVTMYQGSKGLLDYSATKGAITAFTRSLSENLVEKGIRVNGVAPGPIWTPLNPRGGAPAEKVATFGESTPMKRPGEPNEVAPCFLFLACDDSSYMSGQVLHPNGGTIVNG
- a CDS encoding DUF3298 and DUF4163 domain-containing protein, which encodes MTTETLWRNATPVLAGALLLAGCSDDKPTKAEKVAAASVPGAPSGGAADEAAKDAPASNVAESNDLIEFVYAYPKEAAQIPELAEALDSDRATKREALVAAARRDKAAAEKGEFPYRAHSYRQTWQRVTSTPRFLSLSAEIETYTGGAHGMQTFDTLIWDRNRRTQLKPLDLFQSGEAFDAAIRDSFCAGIKRAKVAKGITADEAPDSPFAKCPPASAQTVWLGSSDGRYLDRMTIAIAPYEVGPYAEGSYKINVPVTGVLVKAVKAEYARDFLPIN